Below is a genomic region from Spongiibacter nanhainus.
GGCGTAAACATCTGTTTTTGCGAGAAAAAAAGCTTACAATCGCTAAAAACTGGTATTTTGCTATGCACAAGAGCGGAGAGTCGAGGTAGAATGCGCCGAAGTGCTGAGCGGTAGCTATCGATTTATAGATCGTTTCCGGCTCGCTGTGGCGCTTGTCACGGTAAGAAGCAGAAACGCTCCCAACTTTAAATTTAACTAGGAGTCACTGAGGACCATGAGTAGCATCGAAGAACGCGTCAAGAAGATTGTTGCAGAGCAGCTGGGTGTTAAGGAAGACGACGTGCAGGAGTCTGCATCTTTCGTAGAGGACCTGGGCGCGGACTCTCTGGATACAGTCGAACTGGTAATGGCTCTTGAAGAGGAATTCGAAACCGAAATCCCCGACGAAGAAGCTGAGAAAATCACGACTGTGAAGCTGGCTATCGACTACATCAAGGAAAACTTGTAAGTCGTACCGCTTGCGACACGGTTCAGCCGTTGGAAAAGCCGTTGCTATGAGAATAGGGCGGCTTTTTTTATGTCCGGCTGTTGCGCCTAAAGCCGGCATCGGTGAGACAGATATTGTCGTATTGTGAGTTAATCAGACTTGTGGCCGTGTGACTGAAAGAGGCACGTGTTTGCAGGTATCTGCAAGTGCCCAAAGGCGCACTGATTTGACCCAGTGGTCGAGCCTGTACAACGATAACAGCGAATTTAGTGAAAAAAGATTGCCGGGGCTGCTTGAAGAGCCCCCGGAACAGTTGGAAGAGGGTAGATATGGCAAAGCGCAGGGTGGTGGTTACCGGTTTGGGTATGTTGAGTCCGCTGGGTAACTCTGTTGACCAAAGTTGGTCGGCAATTCTGGATGGCAAGAGCGGTATTGCCACTATCGACAGCTTTGATGTATCCAATTTCAATACCCGCATTGGCGGCGCGGTAAAAAACTTTGCCGTTGACCAGTACATGTCTGCCAAAGAAGCAAAGCGTTTCGACCCCTTCATTCACTACGGTATCGCTGCCGCCGAGCAAGCGCTGGC
It encodes:
- the acpP gene encoding acyl carrier protein, with protein sequence MSSIEERVKKIVAEQLGVKEDDVQESASFVEDLGADSLDTVELVMALEEEFETEIPDEEAEKITTVKLAIDYIKENL